From Salvia splendens isolate huo1 chromosome 3, SspV2, whole genome shotgun sequence, a single genomic window includes:
- the LOC121797248 gene encoding 50S ribosomal protein L5, chloroplastic: MALSPALLHSSASVFHGHFSVRLPSLNSSGVRYGALSVKASTVVLVEKTEAEKVDRLKTTYIEKIVPLLKEEFNYTNVHQVPKVQKIVVNCGIGDAAQNAKGLDAAMNDLALITGQRPIKTRAKKAIATFKIREGQPLGIACTLRGSVMYSFLDRLINLGLPRTRDFQGVSANSFDGNGNYSIGFREQTVFPELSFDILGKPRGMDVCIETTANTDKEAHRLLALMGMPFREGAGGGGPPTTIRKKKLKAHHFDSKSKSRSKQKTKKR; the protein is encoded by the exons ATGGCGTTATCTCCCGCGCTATTGCACTCCTCGGCGTCAGTATTTCACGGCCACTTCTCCGTCCGGCTGCCGTCTCTCAATTCCTCCGGCGTTCGATACGGCGCTCTCTCCGTCAAGGCGTCGACGGTCGtcctggtcgagaaaacagaAGCCGAAAAAGTCGACCGGCTCAAGACCACTTACATTGAGAAAATTGTGCCGCTGCTCAAAGAAGAGTTTAACTACACCAATGTTCATCAA GTCCCAAAAGTACAAAAGATTGTGGTGAACTGTGGAATTGGAGATGCTGCCCAGAATGCAAAGGGTTTGGATGCAGCTATGAATGATTTGGCACTTATTACTGGGCAAAGACCGATTAAGACGAGAGCAAAGAAGGCTATTGCCACATTTAAGATTAGAGAAGGACAACCGCTTGGGATTGCTTGCACCCTAAGAGGCAGT GTGATGTACTCTTTTCTTGATCGGCTCATCAACTTGGGACTTCCTAGGACGCGTGATTTTCAAGGTGTGAGCGCCAATAGCTTTGATGGAAATGGCAACTACAGCATTGGCTTCCGTGAGCAGACTGTGTTCCCAGAGCTTAGCTTCGACATACTTGGTAAGCCGAGGGGAATGGACGTCTGCATAGAGACTACAGCTAACACGGATAAAGAAGCTCACAGGTTGCTAGCTCTCATGGGGATGCCTTTTAGAGAAGGTGCTGGTGGCGGCGGCCCTCCAACCACAATTCGCAAGAAGAAGCTGAAGGCTCATCACTTCGACTCGAAATCAAAATCGAGGTCGAAGCAGAAGACCAAGAAGAGATAA
- the LOC121795239 gene encoding UDP-glycosyltransferase 91C1-like codes for MRSGKKVHVVMLPWLAFGHMVPFLDLSMAIAKRGVHVSFISTPLNILRLPKIPPNLAPFLQFIPLPLHHPLLPPSAEATVDLPAHQIDHLKSACDALHHPVRAFVAANNPDYIVVDFFHHWAADLKTPLVIFQVLSAATSLFFLLVGGDKQASTVPQDVGSKVAYMEHEADAMHQVFTSDGERFGKLLAAASALAIRSCDEFEGEAIRSYSEKSGKQILPVGILPPEIPDRRSASPPWDAVFGWLDGQKAKSVVFVGFGSETKLSKEHIHEIAHGLEQSKLPFLWALRKPEEIEESDVLPEGFEKRTEGQGVVQMGWAPQRELLGHGAIGASLFHAGWGSIIEAMQFGHVLVFLPFIIDQPLNARMMVDKGLGIEVERAKDGSFGRGEVATALTLAIGDQTLRARTERATKDIFTNHKLHDLYLDRLVLFFQDSHN; via the coding sequence ATGAGGAGCGGCAAGAAGGTGCATGTAGTGATGCTGCCATGGCTTGCCTTCGGGCACATGGTTCCCTTCCTTGACCTCTCAATGGCCATTGCCAAGCGCGGCGTCCACGTGTCCTTCATCTCCACTCccctcaacatcctccgcctccccaAAATCCCCCCTAATCTCGCCCCCTTCCTCCAATTCATACCCCTCCCCCTCCATCATCCCCTCCTCCCCCCTTCCGCCGAGGCCACCGTCGACCTCCCCGCCCACCAAATCGACCACCTCAAGTCCGCCTGCGACGCCCTCCACCACCCCGTCCGCGCCTTCGTCGCCGCCAACAACCCCGACTACATCGTTGTCGACTTCTTCCACCACTGGGCCGCCGACCTCAAAACCCCCCTCGTCATCTTCCAGGTCCTCTCCGCCGCcacctccctcttcttcctcctcgtcggCGGCGACAAGCAAGCCTCGACGGTGCCCCAGGACGTCGGCTCCAAGGTCGCCTACATGGAGCACGAGGCCGACGCCATGCACCAGGTCTTCACCTCCGACGGCGAGCGCTTCGGCAAGCTCCTCGCCGCCGCTAGCGCCCTCGCCATCCGCTCCTGCGACGAGTTCGAGGGCGAGGCCATCCGGTCCTACTCGGAGAAGAGCGGCAAACAGATCCTCCCCGTCGGAATCCTCCCGCCGGAGATCCCCGACCGCCGCTCCGCGTCCCCGCCGTGGGACGCGGTGTTCGGGTGGCTGGACGGGCAGAAGGCGAAGTCGGTGGTGTTCGTGGGGTTCGGGAGCGAGACGAAGCTGTCGAAGGAGCACATCCACGAGATCGCGCACGGGCTAGAGCAGTCGAAGCTGCCGTTCCTATGGGCGTTGAGGAAGCCAGAGGAGATAGAGGAGTCAGATGTGCTGCCGGAGGGGTTTGAGAAGAGGACGGAGGGGCAGGGGGTGGTGCAGATGGGGTGGGCCCCGCAGAGGGAGCTCCTGGGGCACGGGGCGATAGGGGCGTCGCTGTTCCACGCCGGGTGGGGGTCGATCATCGAGGCGATGCAGTTCGGCCACGTGCTGGTGTTCCTTCCCTTCATAATCGACCAGCCGTTGAATGCGAGGATGATGGTGGATAAAGGTTTGGGGATCGAGGTGGAGAGGGCCAAGGACGGCTCCTTTGGCCGGGGTGAGGTTGCCACCGCTCTCACCCTGGCCATTGGCGATCAAACTCTCAGAGCACGCACTGAACGCGCTACCAAGGATATATTTACCAACCATAAGCTTCATGATCTCTATCTTGATAGGCTTGTTCTGTTTTTCCAGGATTCTCACAACTAG